One Ancylobacter novellus DSM 506 genomic window, GCCGCCCAGCGGCGCTTCCTCGACGCTCGCGCCGACGCCCTCGCCGCGAGGGTTCGAGATGGACGGATCGTCGACGCTCATGGCGATCTGCGGCCGGAGCATGTCTGGCCGATCCGGCCGATCACGATCATCGACTGCCTCGAATTCGACGCCCGCCTGCGGGCTCTCGACCCGCTGGACGAGGTCGCCTTCCTGCATCTCGAATGCGAACGGCTCGGCGCCCGCTGGGCGGGCGAACGCCTTCGCCGACGCCTTGCCGCGCGGCTGGGGGATGACCCATCCTCCGGCCTGTTCCTTTTCTACCGCAGCCATCGCGCCCTGCTGCGGGCGCGGCTTTCCATCGCTCATCTTTACGACGCCGCGCCGCGCACGCCGGATAAGTGGCCGCGTCAGGCGCGGGCCTATCTGAAGCTTGCGACCCGGGACGCGGCGCGGCTCGATCGCATGCTCAGAACACCATGAGGTCGGTCAGCGGGGCGCCGACGTGCAGGCGACGGATCGTCTCGGCCAGGAGCGGCGCAGCGCCGACCAGATCGAGCTTCTCGCGCACGGTGCCGGTCGGCAGGCGGAAGGGCGGCACGCTGTCGGTGGCGATGATGCGCTCTATCGCCGGATCGGCCAGCGCTTCGGCCGCTCCTTCCATGAACAGGCCATGGGCGACGCAGGCGATCACCCGCCGACCGCCCCCATCCAATGCGGCCCGCGCCGCGCGCACCAACGTGCCACCGGTGCTGATGAGATCGTCGACGACGATGCAGGTGGCATCGCGTACCTCGCCGACGAAAAGGTCGCCGGAGACCACCCCGGCGCTGCGGTGCTTCTCGGCGAAAGCCTTGCCGACCGGTCGGCCGATGGCGGCTTCCAGCACCTGGCGGAAGAGGTCGGCGCGCTTCCCGCCGCCGAGATCGGGCGAGACGACGCAGAGCGGCTCGTCGCCGATCAGCGGGCGGAGCCGCTCGACCAGCAAGGGGGCCGCGCTCAGCGCCACCGCGCGGCAGCGGAAGGCGTTCTCGAAGGCGCTCTCGTTGTGCACCTCGAGAGCGACCACCGCGTCCGTGCCCATCGCCTCGAACAACGCCGCAACGTAGCGCGTCGTCACCGGGTCGTTGGGCTTGGTGCGACGATCCTTTCGCGCGTAACACAGATATGGAACCACGGCGGTGACGCGTGCGGCGCCGGCGTCCCTGACTGCGGCGAGGAAGAACAGGAGACGGCACAGCTTATCGTTGGCGCTGGCCAGGGGACCGCCATGCAGGCCGTGCAGGACGTAAACGTCGGCGTCGGCAACGCAGGCGAGCGGCCGCGCCTTGTGCTCGCCGTCCTCGAACTCCCGCTCCTCATGCGCGGCGAGGCCGATGCCGAGCCGGTCGGCCACCGCCTGGCCCAACGCGTCGCTTCCGGCCAGTGCGAAGAGCCGCAGCTTTGCCGTCCGATCGGCGGGACGGTGGAGCGCATCCGAGGCGTGTTGCATCGCGCTATTCCTCGAAGCCGGGCGACCGTTCCGGAGGAGCCGGACGATCGACCATTGCTTGCGGATCCGGAACCTCCGGCGCCTCTCGTTCAACTTCGACGGGTTCCTCGGCAACCACCTTCGGCGCCTCGTCGGCGTCCTCGGTGTACGAGTACTGGCCTCTCCGGCGCGATGCCGGTCGCCTGGGTTCCGTTTCCCCGCCCTGCTTCCACATGGCCCTGTCCTTCCGCGCAGCGCTCACCGATAGACGAGAACCGGCAGCTTCGAGTGGGTCAGTACCTTCTGGGTCACGCTGCCGAGGACCAGCGCGGCGACGCCGCGTCGGCCGTGCGAGGCCATGGCGATGAGGTCGCAGCCGCGGGCGGCGGCGGTCTCGATGATGGCGAGATAGGGATCGTCGCCCTGCAGCTGGATCACGTCACAGGGAACGCCCAGTTGCCGGGCCTCGTGCTCCGCGGCGGCGAGATACTCTCCCGCCTTGATCCGCGCCCTCGTCTCGTAATCGGCACGGGTGGCCTCGATCTGATCCGGCGAGAGCGTGAACGCGTGGAAAGGCTCCACCACCGTCAGAACCGTGGCCTTGGCGCCCGCGTCGCGGGCGAAGGCGAGGGCGGATTGTAGCGCGACGGTCGAAAGAGGCGAGCCGTCGGTGGGAACGAGGACATGGCCGAACATGATGCGTCTCCTGTCGCGACAGCTTCGCTGGCCGTTGGATCATCGTGCCGCCGCCGAGGGCCACCAAGCCTTGAGCGGAACGGGCAGCAGATCGATGATCTTAGTCGTCTCGCCGGGGTCGAGCTCCCGCCAGAGCAGGCCGAACACGGCCTTCGTCGTGCCGAGCGCATCGCGTGGGAAGTTCGGCGGCAGCTCCCGTGCGACATGGTCGAGGAATGACTGCACATCCCGATCCCTCTGCGGCTTGCCTGCGAGATGCCAGCCCTCGTAATAGATGCCGCGCACGATGAGGGGAAACTGCGCTCCGAGCTGGACCACGCTCTCCGGCGGCAGGCGGTCGCGCAGGGCGTGCAGCACGGCGCGTAGCGCGCTGTAGGCATGGTGGCGTTCATCGTCGTGCAGCAGCCCGCCCAAATTCTTCAGCCAGAGATTGGTCTGCTGGACGGCATGGTCGAGTACGGCGAGATGGGGATCGCTCATTGCAGGTCTCCACGGGACATCGAAGCGGCGCGGGCGCTCACGCCCATTGGCCCATCGGCTCCTTCATGAGGTGGTCATTGACCGCCCGCACGCCCGGTGTGGTCTCGGCGACGACACGCAGCGCCTGCCGCTCGGTATCGGCGTTGGCGATGCCCCACAGATTCACCACGCCGTCATCGACGGTGACGTTGAGCCGCCACGTATTCGCCCAGGGCTGCTGGTTCAGGCGCTCCATCACCTTCTCGCGTATGGCGCTGTCGGACAGCGGGATCTCCAGTCCCATTTTGGTGCCGGCGACCGCCTGTATGAGGTTGGAGCGGCTGACGATGCCGACCAGGTGGCCCTTCTCGACGATCGGGATGCGCTTGACGCCGTGAGATTCCATAAGCGCGGCGATCTCGTGCAGGGGCGTGTCCGGCCCGGCGGTCACCGGATCCCGGTGCATCACGTCGGCGGCCGTGCGGCCGTGCGCCTTCACATATTCGGCCGCCAGCGTGCCGTCGTCGACGAAGGCCTGCAGCCACCAGGAGCGGCGGCGCTCGGTGCCGGCTTCCGCGCGGCGGATAAGGTCGCCTTCGCTGACGATGCCGACCATCTTGCCCTTGTCGTCGACGATCGGCATGCCGCTGATGCGCCGCTCGAGCAGGGTTTTGGCGATCTGCACCACGAGATCGGTCGTCTTCGCCGTGATCACCGGCGAGGTCATTACGTCACGTGCCTTCATGGTTTCCTCCCTTCGAGGTTCCGGCTTCGGGAGCGCGTCACGAGGAACGGCTCCGGCATGGGCGCGGAACGAATGCGAATGCCGTCCCCCGAGTTTGACGGAGCTGCATGTCCGGCATCGATCGCAGCGGGGACAGGCATCCGTTCTCGCATTGTCGGTGCGCCGCGCCGCGTCAGCGGACGCGATCGACCGCTGAGCGGCTCAATGCATGTTGGCGCCGACGTTGCCGAGCCGCGGGTCAACCTTGACGAGGTTCACCACGATGAAACCCTCGGCGAGGCCGCCGACAGTGTCCTCCAGCGCGATCTGCTCGCCGCGCGTGGGGACCTTGCCGGTAAGGGTAATGATCCGCTTCTCGGGCGAGACAGCGATGTCCACGTCGCCGTTTCTGGCGACCGCATTGGTCAGGCGTTCGTAGAGTTGCTGGTCCAGCATGGCCGTTTCCTCCTCTGGCCGATCGGAACGCGGGACCGACGGTCCGGTCCCGCGCAAGGAGTCACTCAGGCTGCCTTCACCGGGATGGTCGTCTCGGCCTGGGCCTCGGCGGTCTTCGGCAGCTTGACCGTCAGTACGCCCTTGGCGAAGGTCGCCTCGATCTTGTCGGCGGTCACGCCTTCGGGCACGCGAAACGAGCGCAGGAAGGATCCGTAGCGACGCTCGGAGAGGAAATAGTCCTTCTCGCGCTCCTCCCGGGTTTCCCTCTTCTCGCCCTTGATGGTGAGTGTGCCGTTGGCGACCTTCACCTCGACGTCCTTCTCGTCGAGACCCGGCAGCTCGGCCGTGACCTCGTATTCCTTGTCCTTCTCGACCAAGTCGACGGCCGGGGCCAGGCTCCACCCCTTGTCGCGGAACGGATCGGAGGGGAGCGCCGACCGCGTCAGCGGCCAGGCGCCGAGACCGAAATTCTCGAACAGCTGGTCGATCTCGCGGCGGAGCGTTTCGAACGGACTCCATGTCGCTGGGACGGCAGCGGTGGAGCGGGTTTCCTTCTTGACTGGAAGCTTGGTCGGTTCTGCCATGACACTCTCCTCTTCGATGCCGCGCAAGCAGCGGAGGTGATCGGTTCCCGAGAAGTTATCGCGCTTCAGTCTGCTCGCTCGGACTTCACGTTGATGCGAGAGAAGGTAAGCATACTCCAGTCTCGGACGACTTTGATATGGCGCAATACATCGACCCAGGAAGGGCCAACACATTAGGGTAGTAATGATTACTTACCTTCCGATGCGGCCCGGGGGCCACCAAGCAGCCGATACGGCCGACGTTTCAGTCCTCGGACGTTCGATTTCAGGAATCTCTGTTGCCTTGGCGGCCATTCCGCTTCGCCGACGGCCAATTGAGACATGTCATGGAACCGGCGCCTGTGATCAATTTCATTATCGGCGCGACACGGTTCCGCGCGGGATAGCCCTGCATCGGTCGTTCTTGTCCACGGGTCGTCCGGGATGCGCTTCATGACGACGGAGTTGGACGAAGGAAAATCATCGGACCCGGGTCCTTCGTCCCGTCAGCAACCCGGCGGCTCTGACCCGGCGATCGCGAGGGGCGTCGGCGAACCGTTCTATCGTGGGCGGGAGCGGCGAGGACCCGTAGGCGCGTTCCTGCAATCCCTGTGGCGCCGTAAATCGTGGTTCGGCGCCGCGGCTCTCTTGCTGGCCGCCGCCGCATGGTTGCTGCCGCGCTGGCTGGTCGGACCCGAAGTCGTGGTTTACCCGGTGCTGAAGGGCGAACTGGTCCGGACGGTGGTCGCCACCGGCCATGTCGAGACTCCATATCGCGTTGAGATTGGCAGCCAGATCACCGGCACGGTGAAGGATGTGCTGGTGGAGGAAGGGCAGACGGTCCGGCAGGGCGAAGCCCTGGTCGTCCTCGACACCACCGAGCTCGATGCGGCGGTGGTGCAGGCGGTTGGGGCCGTGGCGCAGGCCGAGGCTCAAATGCGGCAGATGCAGGAATTGACCAGACCCGCCGCCGACGAGGCGCTCAAGCAAGCCCGCGCCAATCTCGACAATGCCAAGTCCGCCTTCGAGCGCGCCGACCGGCTCGCCAAATCCGGAGCGGGGACCCAGGCGACGCTGGACGAGGCGATGCGAGCCGTCA contains:
- a CDS encoding ribose-phosphate diphosphokinase → MQHASDALHRPADRTAKLRLFALAGSDALGQAVADRLGIGLAAHEEREFEDGEHKARPLACVADADVYVLHGLHGGPLASANDKLCRLLFFLAAVRDAGAARVTAVVPYLCYARKDRRTKPNDPVTTRYVAALFEAMGTDAVVALEVHNESAFENAFRCRAVALSAAPLLVERLRPLIGDEPLCVVSPDLGGGKRADLFRQVLEAAIGRPVGKAFAEKHRSAGVVSGDLFVGEVRDATCIVVDDLISTGGTLVRAARAALDGGGRRVIACVAHGLFMEGAAEALADPAIERIIATDSVPPFRLPTGTVREKLDLVGAAPLLAETIRRLHVGAPLTDLMVF
- a CDS encoding universal stress protein; this translates as MFGHVLVPTDGSPLSTVALQSALAFARDAGAKATVLTVVEPFHAFTLSPDQIEATRADYETRARIKAGEYLAAAEHEARQLGVPCDVIQLQGDDPYLAIIETAAARGCDLIAMASHGRRGVAALVLGSVTQKVLTHSKLPVLVYR
- a CDS encoding DUF2267 domain-containing protein, with translation MSDPHLAVLDHAVQQTNLWLKNLGGLLHDDERHHAYSALRAVLHALRDRLPPESVVQLGAQFPLIVRGIYYEGWHLAGKPQRDRDVQSFLDHVARELPPNFPRDALGTTKAVFGLLWRELDPGETTKIIDLLPVPLKAWWPSAAAR
- a CDS encoding CBS domain-containing protein, producing MKARDVMTSPVITAKTTDLVVQIAKTLLERRISGMPIVDDKGKMVGIVSEGDLIRRAEAGTERRRSWWLQAFVDDGTLAAEYVKAHGRTAADVMHRDPVTAGPDTPLHEIAALMESHGVKRIPIVEKGHLVGIVSRSNLIQAVAGTKMGLEIPLSDSAIREKVMERLNQQPWANTWRLNVTVDDGVVNLWGIANADTERQALRVVAETTPGVRAVNDHLMKEPMGQWA
- a CDS encoding transporter, translated to MLDQQLYERLTNAVARNGDVDIAVSPEKRIITLTGKVPTRGEQIALEDTVGGLAEGFIVVNLVKVDPRLGNVGANMH
- a CDS encoding Hsp20/alpha crystallin family protein translates to MAEPTKLPVKKETRSTAAVPATWSPFETLRREIDQLFENFGLGAWPLTRSALPSDPFRDKGWSLAPAVDLVEKDKEYEVTAELPGLDEKDVEVKVANGTLTIKGEKRETREEREKDYFLSERRYGSFLRSFRVPEGVTADKIEATFAKGVLTVKLPKTAEAQAETTIPVKAA